The Triticum dicoccoides isolate Atlit2015 ecotype Zavitan chromosome 6A, WEW_v2.0, whole genome shotgun sequence genome has a window encoding:
- the LOC119315138 gene encoding uncharacterized protein LOC119315138 → MHPTKPAGVTPRSAPPGAGEWRPSGVVRLLQAPAVVALAAVLAVASPAQARPAGAPPPTPPTQQKAADTAPEDTMCDVPRTLSGEDGKEAERIKHPRSREAARCTSKCVSTCVLGGAGAPGVGGPFNVRRPLVVFKEGFRSRQYCLVECSDVCNLIKDGEDGQ, encoded by the exons ATGCACCCGACGAAACCAGCTGGCGTGACGCCGAGGTCGGCACCGCCGGGCGCCGGAGAGTGGCGGCCGTCCGGCGTCGTCAGGCTGCTGCAGGCGCCGGCGGTGGTGGCGCTGGCCGCGGTGCTCGCCGTGGCGTCGCCGGCGCAAGCTCGGCCAGCTGGTGCACCCCCTCCGACCCCTCCGACCCAGCAGAAGGCGGCGGACACGGCGCCGGAGGACACGATGTGCGACGTGCCGCGGACGCTGTCCGGGGAGGACGGCAAGGAGGCCGAGCGGATCAAGCACCCGAGGTCGCGCGAGGCGGCGCGGTGCACCTCCAAGTGCGTCAGCACCTGCGTCCTCGGCGGCGCCGGCGCGCCCGGCGTCGGCGGGCCCTTCAACGTCCGGAG ACCCCTCGTGgtgttcaaggaaggtttccgcagTCGACAGTACTG CCTGGTGGAGTGCTCCGACGTCTGCAACCTAATCAAGGACGGAGAAGACGGGCAATGA